CCGTTGATCACCGCGGGTTGCCTGTCGAAACCCGGCGCGGAATTGACCATGCCGAACAAGCGCACCCAATGCTTCACGCGATCGAGGTCGCCGAGTTCGCGCTGCAGGCTGCCGAGCATCGACAGCGCGGTGAGTCTTGCTGCGGCGTAACCCTGCTCCACCGTCAGCTCGCGGCCCAGCTTGCCGAACGGCCCGGCAACAGAACCGTCCGCAGTTTGGGGGCTGTGTCCCGATACCAATGCGCGATCACCGATCACGCGCACGAAGCGGAACGGCAACACGACGCCGGGCGGCGCCTTGATCGCAGGTGGCAGCGACAAGCCGAGTTCCGCGAGACGCGCTTCGATCCGGGCCATTTCGGTTTCCCCAATTACATCGACGCAACGATGCGCCCGACTTCCGCCAGCACCGCCTTGCGGGCGGACGGCTCGACGGTGTGATTCATGTAATACGCGCTCACCAGGATCGGCTTCCGCTGCGGCGGCCAGGCGATTGCGATGTCGTTGTTGGCGCCGGTTCCGTCCCCGTCCCACTGGCCGGTCTTGTCGCCGACCCGCCAATCCCCGGGCATCCCCGCGCGCAAGGATTGAAGCCCGGTCTGGCAAGCGACCATCCAGCCAATCAGCGATTCGCGCGACGATTGCGAAAGCCGGTCGCCCAGCAACAGCTGCTGCATGTTGCCGAGCATCGACTTCGGCGTGGTGGTGTCGACGGGATTCAACGCAGGCTCGTAACGATCGAGCACCGTGGCTCGATCACCGAGGCTGCGCGCATACGCGGTGACCGCCTGCGGTCCACCGATTTCCTTCAGCAGGAGGTTGGCAGCGGTGTTGTCGCTCCACGTGACCGCCGCCTCGCACAAGGCCGCGATGGTCATGCCGGGCGGGCCGACGTGCTGCTTCGCGGTGGGCGCGTAATCGAGCAGCGCTTCCTTGCCGAACACGATGCGGCGGTCGGGCTTTTCTTCGCCGCGATCCACGCGCTGCAGCACCGCCGCCGCGAGCAGCAGTTTGAAGGTGCTGCACATCAGGAAACGTTCATCGTCGCGATGACCTTCGCGCCGTCCGCTGCCGGTATCCAGGATCGCCACGCCGAGACGCCCGCCGTACCGGCGTTCCAGCATCGCCAGCTGTGCCTCCACGCTATCGAGTGCCGGTTTTGCCAAGCCGGGCGCCATGCGCGCCATCGCGATGGCCGCACCACCCAGCGTCATTCCCTTCAACACGTCACGACGCCGCATGCACTTTCTCCGATGTCCGGCCATGCGCCAGCGTACGCGAAAAATCGGACGGCGGGATGTCCGCGCAATGGCATGCCGCAACCTTGAGGCGGCTCGACCAAGCCTCCATGTGGGAAAGAACCCCGCTTCGCCTGCGCCGGAGACCGCTATGCCCGATTACCGCAAGACACCCGAAGCCCTGGCCAGGCTCACGCCGACGCAATATCGCGTAACCCAGGAATCGGCCACCGAGCGGCCGTTCGACAACGAATTCAACGATCACGACGAGCCCGGCTTGTACGTGGACATCGTGTCGGGCGAACCGCTGTTCACCTCGCTGGACAAATTCCAGAGCCATTGCGGCTGGCCCAGCTTCAGCAAGCCGGTCGAAGCCGCGAACGTGGTCGAGAAACACGACGCCAGCCACGGCATGCAACGCACCGAAGTACGTTCAATGCACGGCGACAGCCACCTGGGTCACGTGTTCGATGACGGCCCGCGCGACCGCGGCGGCTTGCGCTACTGCATCAACTCCGCGTCGCTGCGCTTCATTCCCGTCGCCGATCTGGAAAAGGAAGGCTACGGGGAGTACCGTAAATTGTTCGAGGCATGACTCCTCCCCCTTCCGAAGGAAGGGGGAACGAGGGGGATGGCTTTTGACTCGCAAGAAGCACATTCCCCCGATGCTTCGCATCGACCTCCTTCGTTCCGAAGGAGGTAAACATCTCGCAATCATCGGCATCTCAACTCGAAGGCAAACACCATGACCAACCAACGCGCCATCCTTGCCGGCGGCTGCTTCTGGGGCATGCAGGACCTGATCCGCAAGCAGCCCGGCGTCGTCTCGACGCGCGTCGGCTATTCCGGCGGCGACGTCCCGAATGCCACGTATCGCAACCACGGCACGCACGCCGAATCGATCGAGATCATCTTCGATCCCGCGTGCATGAGTTACCGCAAGCTGCTGGAATTCTTCTTCCAGATCCACGACCCGACCACGGTCAATCGGCAGGGCAACGACATCGGCACCAGCTACCGTTCGGCGATCTTCTACACGAACGACGAGCAGAAACGCATCGCCGAGGACACCATCGAGGACGTGAACGCATCCGGCCTGTGGCCCGGCAAGGTCGTCACCGAAGTCGCGCCCGCCGGCGACTTCTGGGAAGCCGAACCGGAGCACCAGGATTACCTCGAACGCATTCCCGATGGTTACACCTGCCACTTCGTTCGACCGGATTGGAAACTGCCGGTGCGCGAGAAGGCCGCGGGCTGAACTGAACTTTTTGCCCGTTCGCGTTGAGCGTAGCTCGCGCAGCGAGCGAAGTCGAAACGCCCTTCGACTTCGGCCTGCGGCCTACGCTCAGGGCGAACGGAATCTATTATTCGCAGGAGATCGTCATGACCCAAACCCCCGCCTATGCCGCACAAGCCGCCGACAAGCCGCTCGGTCCGCACACCATCGAACGCCGCACGCCCGGCGCACACGACGTCGCCATCGACATTCTCTATTGCGGTGTGTGCCATTCCGACCTGCACACCGCGCGCAACGAATGGGGCGGCACGCGCTATCCCTCGGTGCCGGGCCACGAAATCGTCGGCACCGTCACTGCGGTCGGCAAGGACGTGAAAGGCTTCAAGGCCGGCGACACCGTCGGCGTCGGTTGCATGGTGGACAGTTGCCAGCATTGCGCGGCGTGCGCTGCCGGTGAAGAACAGTATTGCGAGAACGGATTCACCGGCACCTACAACGGGCCGGCGCAGGAAGACGGCGGGAACACCTACGGCGGCTATTCCGCGAGCATCGTCGTCGACGAAAAATTCGTATTGCATATCACCCACAAGAACGATCTCGCCGCGGTCGCGCCGCTGCTGTGCGCGGGCATCACCACGTATTCACCGCTGCGCCACTGGAATGTCGGGCCCGGCAAGAAGGTCGGCATCGTGGGTCTGGGTGGTCTCGGCCACATGGGCGTCAAGCTGGCACATGCGCTGGGCGCGCACGTGGTGCTGTTCACGACTTCGCCGAACAAGATCGAGGACGGCAAGCGCCTCGGCGCGGACGAAGTGGTGATCTCGAAAGACGCCGCGCAGATGACGAAGCACGCGGGCAGCTTCGACTTCATCCTCAATACCGTCGCCGCGCCGCACAATCTCGACGCTTACCTCAACCTGCTGAAACGCGACGGCACGATGTGCCTGGTCGGCGCGCCGCCGATCGATTCGCCACACCCCTCGCCCACCGTGTTCAACCTGATCATGAAACGCCGCGGCATCGCGGGTTCGCTGATCGGCGGCATCCGCGAGACGCAGGAGATGCTGGATTTCTGCGCGAAGCACGGCATCGTCAGCGACGTCGAGATGATCGCGATGCGCGACATCAACAAGGCCTACGAGCGCATGCTGAAGAGCGACGTGAAATACCGCTTCGTGATCGACATGCAGACGCTGAGGGACGAAGCGAAAGCTGCGTGAACCTGGCGCAGATCAACACTCCCTCTCCCCCAAGCGTTTTCTGCTTGGGGGAGAGGGTTGGGGTGAGGGGGCTGGCGTTCCGCATTGCCGAAAACGCCTTGGCGAATCGACGATCTTCCTTTCACCCCGGCCAAACGATGAAGCCATTGGGGAAGAGGGAGCCGTCGGCTTTATCTCTTCCGAAGCTTTATTGGATTGAGAAGAGGAACTGGTGTCCTACAATCGCTTCATGAGTTACCCGAAACTTCCGATGGTCTGCATGGCGGTGTCGCTCGTTCTTGCCGGTTGCTCGAACCACAACGAACCGCACCATGCGTCATCGGCTGCGGCATCCACAAGCGCGGCATCCAGCGCAACGTCCAACGATGCCCGCAAGGCGGCGCGCTCCGTGGTCGAACGCTTCGGCAAGCGCATGCAGGAAATTTCCGTGCTTGCGCCGCCCGATGCGGTGCGCGCGGAACTGCCGAAGGCCTACGGCGGCCTGCTGTCGCCGGCCCTGGAGAAAACCTGGCAGGCGCATCCCGACCAGGTCATCGGCCGCGAAGGCTCCAGTCCGTGGCCCGACCGCATCGAGATCAGGCAGCTCGATTGCACCGCGAATGATTGCCGCGTCACCGGCGACGTCGACTACATCACCAGCAATGAAGTCGCACACGGCGGCGTGTTCATGCGCCGTGCGATCACGCTGGGAATGACCCATACGTCACAAGGCTGGCGCATCGCGGCCGTACGTCTGGAATCCGCCCGCAATTGATCGCCGGCGCAATCCGATCAGCTTTCGCCCGCGGGCAGCTCTTCTCCGTTTTTGTCGTAGGCCGGCGGCGAATAGAAGTTGACGGTACGCAGCGGCTCGTCGCCGGTGCAGCGTATCTCGTGCGCCTCGTCGTGTTCAATCACCAACAGGCTGCCGGCCTGCAACGGCTGCTGTACGCCATCGACGATGGCCATGCCGGCTCCGGAAACCACGTACATCCACTGGTCGGCGCCGCGGTGGCGATTGCCCGGGCCGCCGGTCTTGGAACCAGGCGCCAGCGTCATCTCCGCCGCCTGCACCTTGCGCACTACGAACGCGACATCGAAATCGGACTTCAGCGACAAGAGCCTGTGTTTCATCGCGGTTCTTCCTTGAAGGACGCAGGAACGTCACATAGAAGCCTATGCACCGCCGCTTGAAAGCGGCGTGAAACGCCAGCGGGAGAGACGCCGCCGTGGCCGCGTGGCATGATGTCCGTATTCTTTCCGGGTCACTTCGAAATGAGCGAACGCCTGATCGCCTGCGTGCTCGGCGGCACCGCGCCCCGCGCGAAAACCGAACTGCACGACGTCGCATTCGCGGTCGGCGATTCGCTGGAAGCCGTGCACGACCAGTTGCTCGACGGCTGGTTCGGCGAGCCGCGCGGCCTGCACGTCGATGCGTGGTGTTTTCTCGACAGCGTCGCCGGTTATCGCGTGCAGTTGTCACGCACGCCGCCCGACAACGGGCTGCACCTCTACTTCATCAACATCGGCGGCTACCGGCCGGGCGTGTTCGCCGAACACCACGCGTGGGGATTCTTCGGCGCGCCGAACAAGACCGAGGCGAAGGACCGCGCGAGGCAAACGTTGCTGCAAAACCATGTCGAAACCCACAAGGACGACCTGCACGAAATCGATGACTGCCTGCAGGTCGCGCGCATCGGCGCGTGGCACGTGCGCCTGACGCCGGATGCCGATGCCAACGACCCGGAAGTCAGCAACGGTTATTTCCCGCTGCCGAAATCCGCCATCGACAACTGGATCGCACGGCACGATCCACGCTGAGCTGGCAACCGGCTGCGCAAGCTCAACCCGCCGCTTCCTCCGGCGGCGGCTGCAGCTTCTGCTGCAATGCTTCGAGATCGGTGATGACTTTTTCCAACGCGTCGTGCAACTGGCCCTGCCGATTCATCAGGTCGTCGATCTTGTCGGTCTGCTTCAGCTTCGACAGCTCGCCGTCGAACAACAGCCAGATCGCGGTCAGCCGCTCGACGTTGTTCTTCGCGTAGTGGTGCATCTCCTTGAGCTGCGTCAGCGTGTCGGTGACGTGCGCGAGTTGCTTGTTGGCATTTTCTTCGGCCATGGCGTGCTCCTCCGGAGGGCGGTGCCATGCTACGACCGCAAACCCAACGGCAACGAAACGCCGGCGCCCTGCCGCCTTTGCGCCTGGTGCATACTGGCGTGACGCCATAACGCGGAGCCATCATGCACGAGCTGCCACCCTTCCATCTCGCCTTTCCCGTCGCATCGCTCGGCGAAGCCCGCGGCTTCTACGGCGGCCTGCTCGGCTGCCTGGAAGGACGCTCAAGCGACACCTGGGTGGACTTCGATTTCTTCGGCCACCAGATCGTCGCGCACGTCGCACCGGAAGAATTGCGCGCAGCGGCCACGCACGACGTGGACGGCGACGACGTGCCGGTGCGCCACTTCGGCGTGGTGCTGGACATGGATCGATGGCACGCGCTCGCCGAAAAACTGCACGAAGCCGGCACCCACTTCGTGATCGAACCACACGTGCGCTTCAAGGGCCAGCCCGGCGAACAGGCCACGATGTTCCTGCTCGACCCATCCGGCAACGCGCTGGAGTTCAAGGCGTTCGCGGATCGGTCGAAGTTGTTCGCGAAATAACGCGGAAAGCAAAATCAAAGGATGCCCGCACAGACTTCGAACATAGCTCACAGCCATCTTCCATGCTTGACTGCTTTGGCATGACCGTGCGATGGGCGTAAGATGATTTCACGAGACCGGCAGCCTGCCGCACTGCCGGCCTCCTTCACGGATACGGAAGGAGGTTCGTCATGAAGCCTTTGCGTGCATCACTGATCGCCTGCGCCATCGCCGCATTCTCGGGAACCGCGATGGCATCGTCCGGATCACTCGTCGAGTTCAAGCCCGCGGTCATGCCCGTGGTGGTGCAGGTCGACGCCCAGGGACAGGTCACCGACGTCCTGCCGAGCGAGCAACTTGCGCCGTGGCTACAAAAGATGCTGGTCAAGCAGCTCGACGCCTGGATCATCAAGCCGGCAACCGTGAAGGGCCATCCGGTGGGCAGCCGGTTCATCGTCGAAGTCGCGATGCAGGCGAAGCCGCGCACAGATGGCAATTACGATGCCCAGTTCGTTTACGTGAAGAGCATGGCTATGCCGTTCGCGGGCGGAGTGCACTGGAACGTGATCAACGGCGGCCTCGAACTGGCGCTGGTCTCCGACGTGGGCGGCCACGAGCGCCGGGTGTTCGACGCCACGGACCGTTGGCAGGAAAATTACCAGCGAGGGCACGCGTGGCAGCCGGCGACCCGTGAAGCAGCGTCGCGCCCCGCGTCGTCCCATGCCAGCGCCCGGGCGTCCTCCATGCCCATGCCGAGCATGGCTGTCGCGCCGCAAGCCGCTCCCCGCAGTGCAGCCGCGAATTCAAACGGCGCGCCGCGAGAGGCAAGACAATAAGCAAGGTCGTCATTGCTGGTACCTGACAAGACTTGCCGCGACCGGACCCACCTGCGCGTCCGGCTGCAAGCCTTGTCGCTGATATCCGACGTTCGTCGCGCTGGCAGCGCCGGCATCATTTCGCCGGCGAACGCATCCGGGCCAGCCGCAGGTCATTGAACTTGCGACGCTCGATCAGCGCGTCGACGCGGCCTTGGCTGTCGCGGCGGAAAATGATCAGGTTGCGCTCGTCGTCGCTGCCCATGAACACGTCTTTCGCAATCGGTTGCAGCACGTTGACGGGGCCACCCGCGTGCGTGGTGTAACGGAGCGCGCCATTGCGGTCGCTGACGGTCCAGGCGCGCCCCGGCGCGTATCGATACGTGCCCACGTAGTCGGAGGGCACCAATCCCGGCACCTTCAGAACTGGCGGCGCGGTCGGAATGGTGACGTCTTCGTATCCGGCGAGTTTCCACGCACCATCCTGCCGCACGAACGTCAGCAAGGTCTGGTAACGCGTGACCAGCTTCTGACCGAACACCGTTTCGCGTTCGTATTGTTCGACCTGCATCAGCGCGGTGTCGCCGTAGCGCTGCACGTGCGCGTCGCGCAGTTCGATGCTGCCGGACAGGCCCTTCGGGAACGGATGCAGCGAAGCCACGGCGTCGGCCTTGTGCTGGATCCGGCCGAACTCGTCGATCACCACGGCATCGTCGGTCAGCGATTGCTGCCATGGCGCGCGATCACCGAGCGGGATGGCATCGACGAGTCGTTGCGTGATCCCAAGCAGTTCGCCGCGCAATGCGTCAGCCGCGGCGGGCGCGGCCCGCGCGCTTCCGCCCGCCACGAACACGGCGAAAGCTGCGAGCCACCAAGAGCACCGGATATGCATTGAGCTGACTCCGATCGGGGGCTCCAGCCTGCCCGTGGCACATGCGCGGAGCATGTGCATGAAGTCATCGGCTCCGAACGCACGTACCCGTCAGAGATGCCGCCAGGCTCAACCCCGCGCACGGCCTCCGCGCTTGCCCCGACCGGCAGCGTTGCCGGATTGGCGGCAGTAGGCGCCGATCACCGCATCCAGCAAGCCGGGGAAACGCTTGTCGATTTCGGATCGCCGCGGCGTGTTGAGCATCTCCACGCCCTGCCGCTCGCTGTGGACCAAGCCCGCCTCACGCAACACCCGGAAATGCTGCGAAAGCGTGGACTTGGGCACGGTGCGGTCGTTGACCTGCTGGAAATTCGTGCAGGTCTGCGCCGCATCCGCCTTGAGCAATGAAGCGAATATCGCCATGCGTTCGGGATCGGACAGCGCGTGCAGGATGCCTTCCACGGTCACGCTGTCGGCGGAGGGATGGGCAAAGGGGCGCATGCCGTGATCCTAGCAGCCCTTGAAAGATCGTCCATTAGTTCATAATTCGCGAACTACGGGACTAAAGAACCCGTACCCCATTCCCCAAAATCAGGACGTGTCATGAACAAACTCGAAGGCAAGGTTGCAGTGGTCACCGGCGCTTCCAAGGGCATCGGCGCTGCCATCGCCAAGGCCCTCGCGGCCGAAGGCGCCGCGGTGGTCGTCAATTACGCTTCCAGCAAACAGGGCGCCGACGCCGTGGTGGCCGAGATCGACAAAGCCGGCGGCAAGGCCGTCGCCGTCAAGGGCGACGTTTCTAAAGCCGCCGAGGCCAAGGCCATCGTCGATGCGGCCGTACAGCATTTCGGACGCCTCGACGTGCTGGTCAACAACTCCGGCGTCTACGAGTTCAAACCGCTCGAGGACATCACCGAAGAACACTTCCGCCAGGAATTCGATGTCAACGTGCTCGGCCTGCTGCTGACTACGCAGGCAGCGGCGAAACATCTTGGCGAAGGCGGCAGCATCGTCAACATCGGCTCCCTGGTCACCCGCATTTCCCCGCCCGCCAGCGCCGTGTACACCGGCACCAAGGGTGCGGTCGATGCCATCACAGGCGTATTGGCACGCGAACTCGGCCCGCGCAAAATCCGCGTCAACACCGTCAGCCCGGGAATGGTCGAAACCGAAGGTACGCATGCAGCGGGTTTCATCGGCTCCGAATTCGCCGCCAACGCCGCGGCACAAACCCCGCTTGGCCGCATCGGCCAGCCGCAGGACATCGCCTCGATCGTCACCTTCCTGGCGTCCGACGATTCGCATTGGTTGACCGGCGAACAGCTCTACGCCAGCGGCGGCATGCGCTGAAATCCTGGTCAGCCGGCACGGAGGTTGGGGCGAGCGTTTGTGCGAACCCCGGCCTCTGCTGCCGGTTTTCAGGAAATACCGGGGTTGGGTGAGCGCCCTTTGAACCTCAACGCCCTTCGCCGAAACATGATCCAGGCTCGACCCATCTGCAACTGGGGGGGGGCAACCACGGCTACTCGCACATCACCCGATTGCCGCCACGCGATCCAGCGCCTTGCGATCCCAATGCGCGAGATCCGCGGCGCGATCGTAGGTGCTGTCGATGAAGGCGCGGATCACGTCGTCTGGTGCATTGGCTTGCCGCACCGCTTCGTAAGGCAGGATGAACTCGCCGAGCTCGCGGTGGTAGTAGGCCTGCTCCGGCAACACGCGCGCGTCCTTCAGTCCATCCGGTTCCGGCGCGGCGTACGCATAAAACGCAGGCTCCAGCACCGGACCGCTGCCGGGCCAGAAGCCGTGGCTGATCACTTCGTGCGAATACGCGTCCTGCTGGAATGCCGGACCGTCGCGCGGCGGCGCCCGCCGGCCGGAGAACCGCGTCACCGCGAGGTCGAAGCTGCCCCAGAAGAAATTCACCGGGCTGCATTTGCCGACAAACGCACACTGCGAATCGGCGAACACGCGATCCACCTGCACCAGGATGCGACGCAGGCGGTCGACGTATTCGCGATCGTAACCGTGATGTTGCGTGTCGCGATCCAGCCGAACGGGTTCCGGCAATTCCGTCGACGTCGGATGAATCTTCACCGGCAATCCCATGCCATCCAGCGTGTCCAGCAATTCACGATAGAACTCGGCGACGCTGCGCGGACGCAGTTCCAGCGTGCGCGTCTCGCCATCCGATGCGAGTACCCGTAACACGTGATCGATGAAATCGAACTGGATGGTGAAGGTACGACTGCCGTGCGGCAGCGGACGCGTGGTCAGGCCGCGCGGCGTGACATACAGCGCGACGGCCCAGCAGTGGTTGATCGGCGGCGCCTGCGCCAGCGCGATCTTGCCGACCACCTGCGACCACAGGTGCAGCGTGTCGTAGGTGTCTTTCCACGCGTCATAAGGCAGTGCGGGCCAGCAGGCGTCGTTGTCCGTTCTCATGTGGGCCGCCCTTCGTTCCGTGGCACCAAACCATCATAGTCGCATGGACGGAATCCATCCCGCAGGCCGGGCCGGGCGTTTTCTCCCACGTTGACTCCGCCATTCCCGCGTTCCACACCGGCAGCCGGAGTGCTCGTCGCATGCCGCTTCCGTTGCCATTGCAGGCCGTTATGCTCCGGCTCGACGCTTCGGGAGCAACCCGCCATGTTCAAGGGCATCTTTTTCGTCTTGCGCATCGCCATCGCCTGGGCGCTGCTGTTCATCGCGCTGTTGATCATCCTGCTCAACGCGATCCACGCCGGCGGCGATGCCGGGCCGTTCGTGCTGGCGGCGTTCATCCTCGGCGCGCTGGTCATCGCTGGTGCGGTGTCGCACGTGCGCCGGGTCCGCCTGATCGCGGGTCGCGTCGACGAGGGCACCCTGCGCAGCCGCCAGCGTCGGCAGATCGAGATCCCGTTCGAGGCCGGCGAAGCCTTCGACATGCTCGACGCAGCCGTGCGCGAACTGCCGCGCAGCCAGGAAATCGAAAGCGCACGCGACAGCCTGCAATTGCGCGCCAAGGTCGGGCGGCCGAACGTGTACGGGCGCAGCCGCCTCGCGCGCGTGAATCCCGCCAACTGGTTCGGCAACCTGCGCAACCAGGTGGCCGCCACCATCGCGCCCGGCGACGGCACCGGCAGCGTCACCCTGATCTGCGAGCCGGAAGCCGGCGCGTGGTCCGACTGGTTCCGGGTCGATGACGGCACCAATTACGAGAATGCCGAGGCGATCACCCGCGCGATCACGCGGCGCATCGCCGAGCGACGCCGCAACGAACAACGCGCCGCCGAGCAGACCGCGACGGAAA
The genomic region above belongs to Rhodanobacteraceae bacterium and contains:
- a CDS encoding Class A beta-lactamase: MRRRDVLKGMTLGGAAIAMARMAPGLAKPALDSVEAQLAMLERRYGGRLGVAILDTGSGRREGHRDDERFLMCSTFKLLLAAAVLQRVDRGEEKPDRRIVFGKEALLDYAPTAKQHVGPPGMTIAALCEAAVTWSDNTAANLLLKEIGGPQAVTAYARSLGDRATVLDRYEPALNPVDTTTPKSMLGNMQQLLLGDRLSQSSRESLIGWMVACQTGLQSLRAGMPGDWRVGDKTGQWDGDGTGANNDIAIAWPPQRKPILVSAYYMNHTVEPSARKAVLAEVGRIVASM
- a CDS encoding Transcriptional regulator, ArsR family, which codes for MRPFAHPSADSVTVEGILHALSDPERMAIFASLLKADAAQTCTNFQQVNDRTVPKSTLSQHFRVLREAGLVHSERQGVEMLNTPRRSEIDKRFPGLLDAVIGAYCRQSGNAAGRGKRGGRARG
- a CDS encoding Autolysin sensor kinase, which produces MFKGIFFVLRIAIAWALLFIALLIILLNAIHAGGDAGPFVLAAFILGALVIAGAVSHVRRVRLIAGRVDEGTLRSRQRRQIEIPFEAGEAFDMLDAAVRELPRSQEIESARDSLQLRAKVGRPNVYGRSRLARVNPANWFGNLRNQVAATIAPGDGTGSVTLICEPEAGAWSDWFRVDDGTNYENAEAITRAITRRIAERRRNEQRAAEQTATEKELSVARLNLLHAQIEPHFLYNTLANAQVLTRSEPQQADRMLGHLIQYLRHSLPNTDGAMSTLGDELERTRAYLEILRIRMGPRLALEVDVPDALRAIQMPSMMLQTLVENAIKHGLEPKPGGGTVWLIARRDDDRVTVTVADDGLGFGVAGGGTGIGLKNVRERLRLIYGERATLSVVANAPQGVAATITVPAVPAATTVEPEAVTP
- a CDS encoding Peptide-methionine (S)-S-oxide reductase MsrA → MTNQRAILAGGCFWGMQDLIRKQPGVVSTRVGYSGGDVPNATYRNHGTHAESIEIIFDPACMSYRKLLEFFFQIHDPTTVNRQGNDIGTSYRSAIFYTNDEQKRIAEDTIEDVNASGLWPGKVVTEVAPAGDFWEAEPEHQDYLERIPDGYTCHFVRPDWKLPVREKAAG
- a CDS encoding DUF5996 family protein, translating into MRTDNDACWPALPYDAWKDTYDTLHLWSQVVGKIALAQAPPINHCWAVALYVTPRGLTTRPLPHGSRTFTIQFDFIDHVLRVLASDGETRTLELRPRSVAEFYRELLDTLDGMGLPVKIHPTSTELPEPVRLDRDTQHHGYDREYVDRLRRILVQVDRVFADSQCAFVGKCSPVNFFWGSFDLAVTRFSGRRAPPRDGPAFQQDAYSHEVISHGFWPGSGPVLEPAFYAYAAPEPDGLKDARVLPEQAYYHRELGEFILPYEAVRQANAPDDVIRAFIDSTYDRAADLAHWDRKALDRVAAIG
- a CDS encoding Alcohol dehydrogenase, which codes for MTQTPAYAAQAADKPLGPHTIERRTPGAHDVAIDILYCGVCHSDLHTARNEWGGTRYPSVPGHEIVGTVTAVGKDVKGFKAGDTVGVGCMVDSCQHCAACAAGEEQYCENGFTGTYNGPAQEDGGNTYGGYSASIVVDEKFVLHITHKNDLAAVAPLLCAGITTYSPLRHWNVGPGKKVGIVGLGGLGHMGVKLAHALGAHVVLFTTSPNKIEDGKRLGADEVVISKDAAQMTKHAGSFDFILNTVAAPHNLDAYLNLLKRDGTMCLVGAPPIDSPHPSPTVFNLIMKRRGIAGSLIGGIRETQEMLDFCAKHGIVSDVEMIAMRDINKAYERMLKSDVKYRFVIDMQTLRDEAKAA
- a CDS encoding Putative dioxygenase, yielding MHELPPFHLAFPVASLGEARGFYGGLLGCLEGRSSDTWVDFDFFGHQIVAHVAPEELRAAATHDVDGDDVPVRHFGVVLDMDRWHALAEKLHEAGTHFVIEPHVRFKGQPGEQATMFLLDPSGNALEFKAFADRSKLFAK
- a CDS encoding Peptide-methionine (R)-S-oxide reductase MsrB; translation: MPDYRKTPEALARLTPTQYRVTQESATERPFDNEFNDHDEPGLYVDIVSGEPLFTSLDKFQSHCGWPSFSKPVEAANVVEKHDASHGMQRTEVRSMHGDSHLGHVFDDGPRDRGGLRYCINSASLRFIPVADLEKEGYGEYRKLFEA
- a CDS encoding RidA family protein, translated to MARIEARLAELGLSLPPAIKAPPGVVLPFRFVRVIGDRALVSGHSPQTADGSVAGPFGKLGRELTVEQGYAAARLTALSMLGSLQRELGDLDRVKHWVRLFGMVNSAPGFDRQPAVINGCSDLILQLWGDDAGAHARSAVGMAELPFGIPVEIEAEVAIHGPDASALE
- a CDS encoding Oxidoreductase, short-chain dehydrogenase/reductase family — encoded protein: MNKLEGKVAVVTGASKGIGAAIAKALAAEGAAVVVNYASSKQGADAVVAEIDKAGGKAVAVKGDVSKAAEAKAIVDAAVQHFGRLDVLVNNSGVYEFKPLEDITEEHFRQEFDVNVLGLLLTTQAAAKHLGEGGSIVNIGSLVTRISPPASAVYTGTKGAVDAITGVLARELGPRKIRVNTVSPGMVETEGTHAAGFIGSEFAANAAAQTPLGRIGQPQDIASIVTFLASDDSHWLTGEQLYASGGMR